From Toxorhynchites rutilus septentrionalis strain SRP chromosome 2, ASM2978413v1, whole genome shotgun sequence, a single genomic window includes:
- the LOC129771429 gene encoding uncharacterized protein LOC129771429: protein MKNLRNSEMRRSSTAGLNAASQRPPLPPKIETRCHSYDGLLEDDKKRATEGQEQLDGDNAVPDSVESTPDPGNSTEESMKTKNRRSRSMDDLFDDKRDLANFLENTQSMENLLSDAAPEEPESPIKPIANICLNRKFVESPEIATDSSNRSADTASPESYCEQPCANETITVDSTPRASAETDDDVLSTNSSLNSFASSSDATTGSKKTSNSPFINKYVKKVKSLMKK, encoded by the coding sequence ATGAAGAACCTTAGAAATTCAGAAATGCGCCGAAGTTCGACAGCCGGTTTGAACGCCGCATCGCAACGACCCCCGTTACCACCAAAGATCGAAACACGTTGCCACAGCTACGATGGACTGCTGGAAGACGATAAAAAACGAGCCACTGAAGGGCAGGAACAATTGGACGGTGACAACGCCGTCCCCGATTCGGTCGAAAGCACACCCGATCCTGGCAATTCAACCGAGGAatcgatgaaaacaaaaaaccGAAGGTCGCGCAGTATGGACGATCTGTTCGACGACAAACGAGATTTGGCCAATTTTCTCGAGAACACCCAAAGCATGGAGAATCTGCTGTCCGATGCCGCCCCCGAGGAACCAGAATCACCCATTAAACCGATAGCAAATATTTGCCTGAACCGCAAATTCGTGGAGAGCCCCGAAATTGCGACGGACAGCTCCAACCGAAGCGCAGATACCGCTTCGCCGGAATCGTATTGCGAACAGCCATGCGCAAACGAAACCATTACAGTGGACAGCACTCCGCGTGCATCCGCTGAAACCGACGACGATGTTCTGTCGACGAATTCTTCACTGAACTCGTTCGCCTCATCAAGTGATGCCACCACCGGGAGCAAGAAAACTAGTAATAGCCCTTTCATCAACAAATATGTGAAAAAGGTAAAATCACTGATGAAAAAGTGA